TCGGAACTACTTTCTTCTTCATTGTAAGGGAAGGAAAATTTTAAGCTGCTACTATTTTCGTAGGATTTAGAGCGAGAATTCAGAAAGATTGAGAGAGATTATAAAAGATTTTTGAACAAAAATGGAAGAGAGCCTTAATGGAGGGAGATAGTACAAAATCGTGGGAATTATGGACAGAGAAATATGGGGGGAGTGGAATATGTACGTTAGAGAGATTATATGAGTTAATTGATTTCTCATTAAATTCCTAAAATGTAttccttccgtttcaatttagatgaggtagtttgacttggcacaaagtttaagaaagaaaagaaagactttAAAAATATGTGGTCTCAActgcttaaggggtaaaagctttgtggggccatgatacttgtgtggctataaaagtttCTCACTAAGGGTAAAGTGAGTAgaatgaaaagtttaaagttaaattgtttccaaatatagaaatgtgtcattctttttttgaacggactaataaggaaagtgtgtcatctaaatcgaaacggagggagtatataattgataaattatatatgCTTATGTAATTGAATTGAAACTTGAGTGgaggtaataaagtttcaaatattgtatagaaaggtaaaaatctaccGTTATTTCTTAGTCatgattatttatatatatatatatatatatatatatatatatatatatatatattaaatttaacagttaaaattaaattatttagttTGATATAAATATGAAAAACGTATAAAAAGACCAGTTGTTGTTGtaactcaaaatccaaaaaagaaaaactataaaattgcTCTTCGGAGTTTGGCCTAAAAGCAAATGTCAGAAACCCAACCAAACAGCTCAGATCCGATTCACCTTTGACTCTCTCTCCTGTCCCTTTTCTTCTCCTCCATACATATATATCTGCAAAAAAGTCAGCTCTTCCATTCCATTCCCCTTTTCCTTATTTCTCACACTCTCATCTCTCAAAACTTCTCTATTTTTTCTAACACCCAAATTTTATACGAACTCCGGCTTACTTTTTTATATACatagtgtgtgtgtgttgtgGATCTTAGTGGAATTTGATTTATGCAAACAAGACGGCACTTGATAACGGGAGGCGGCGGTGATCTGCTTCTCGGTAGACGGTAAGCCGGCaccttgttcttttcttttttgttgttaaATATAGAGCAAATAATTAATACTGTTGTCTTTCTGTAGCCACTAATTAGTGCCTTCCAAAagtttcttttttctcttcttctctttccaTTTATTAGCACTGTTTTAAATGCACGTAGCCTTCCTACAGTTGTAAATCAGTATATAgctgatttttgtttttgtggAAATATATATTTACATTAATTTTCACTAGAAAAGTGGTGAATACACATTGTCAAACAAAAAAAGTTAACCGAATTTGGAACGTGCACTAAAGTCTAAACCATGTAATTTACTAGTTAAATAATAAAGAAAGATAAAATTACATACTGATAGTATAAAATTCATTTAGTGCTTTTCTATATATGCTATATGTACAAGCACAGTACACATGTACCTGTACAGAGTGCACAGATGACAAGTGAATATTAATTGCAttaagagagagaaagagatttttttaccattttgggtttgTTGATTTAATACTGCTATCTTCCTCCTTTTCCTTTTTGCTCCTCTTACTTCAAATTACACTCTTTTCTTTCACATTCATTTTGTTTCTTATTTGCCTATGTTGATTGAATTTAAATGGCATGACTTTTTGCCATTTCATCAGGCCAAGAATTCATTAGTTggtatatctctctctctctaaatatTTGTACATTTTTTCTCTCTATTTATGTGAATTTGTTTGTCTGTGTTGATGCAGAAGGGGGTCTCAGATTTTGGGATTTATCTGTTGATTTAGCTTGCCTTTTGCAGTTAGTATTCCATGGCTATGATTGCATTTTCTTAGTGTtgtctttgtttttctctttgcTCTTCATTTCTGAAATTTTAAGCTGTATTTACTATTTAGTGTTCTAAGTTTGTTTAGCTTTTCCGAGATTTATATATCagtagaaaatataataaatttctagaatttttattttttttcatcttGATTAGTATTAGCCTGAAATGAGTTTATATGAAATTATTAGTGAAAATTCATATAGCTGGCCGTAACTTATTTGGGATTAAAGGTGTTTTGATACTTTGTTATGaaacccaaacccaaacccaaaTATTATCGTATgattaaagaatttaaaatataaaaatttaccCTTTTAATTATGGTTTTATAAGATTGTGAATTTTATTGGGATCTGAGAAGAACCTGCCAGAATGTATAAATCTGGACAAGgcctttttcattatttttctaattttttagtTATCCTTTTGAGGGGGtgaattaaaatattaataaggGATTAGATCCAGTTAGAAGTGAGTGGTAATTTACTATGTTACTTGGACTCTTCAAAAATATTGTTGGGTgcatgtcggatcctccaaatttagtgtatttttggaggatccgacacgggtatGGGATCACTTTTGGAGAGTCCGAGTAACATAGGTAATTTGTattccctccgttccaatttaggTGAATCTATTTgactggacacggagtttaagaaaaaatgaagacttttagaatttgtggtcctaaacaaatcaaaaaggggcccagagtatttgtgtggttataaaaacttcttattaagggtaaaattgtaagtttaagctaaattgttaccaaattttgaaattggtcattctttttggaacggatcaaaaaggaaataggttcacataaactggaatagTGGAAGTATTAGATAGCTAAAGGACAAAATAAATGGTGGGGATTGGTCATTGACTTAGGAAATGGGCTTGTATTTTAGCCGTTTAAGCAATGTACAAAATTTTCAAAGTTGAAATGACCAATTCTTGTCCTTTTCTTTATCTACTATGGACAAAGTTCAGCTGCCATGTGGTTAGGCAATTTAACATAAAAAGTGACTATTTGTACAGGAGGTAAGGCAACTTGCtttgtttttgtaattttcttgcaTGTTTGAGTGAGATCATTATGCACCTTTggcattttctttaaaattgtaatttcttttttaattttaagtTTGTGTGAATCCTGTGCAACAGAAAATCAGCTGGTTGTTTTTCTGTAACTGAAGTTTTCTCTGATGTGTTACTGACAGTAGTCCGCCTTGCTTAATCCTTTGGTCATGGCGCGTTAAATTATTTCTATTGAACTCATGTTAGATGATCTGAACTATTTCCATTGTTCCCTCATGTTTATCGTGCAAAAGCCATTAGATCTATCTCCAGTGGTATCTGAAACTGGTTCACTGTCATTCTGATTCTATTTTGTTTTTGGGCTTCGCGTTGTATATGGTCAGAAACTTGTATGTTAAGTGTAAGGATAGGTGTATGATGTAGAAATAATCTAACTTTCAGAACTCCTAATTTGCTTAATAGACAAATTAAGTAGTATGAATGAAAAGACAACTGGTGCTGCAGAGTGGAATGGTTATAGACTGTAGAGGATTCATATAGCAGTCCGTACTTAGTTTGGGAATGAGGCAGCGTTAGATTGTTTGCATTCTTGGCCACTGTTCTCTCGTTATTACTACTAGATGGTTTGGCATGTTATGCTATATTGTTTCCGGCTACTTTTTTTGGGTCGAATATGTTGCTAAAATTATCCTTGTCAAGGAATTTGCAAGTATTCACAGCCAGTTCCTCCTAAACATATTTTGGAAAGTCTGTTGACATAGCTTTCTGAGTCATATATATCTACCTCAGACGTTGATGTTTGCTTCACTGCTTGTGAGAATTCTCCAGACTCGTCCAACTGATGTAATCTATGAATTTTCTGCTGCTGCTAAGAATGCATCTTTCGTAGGTCTTAAGCTCGCCGATGGCTTTTTTTCTACTTTTAATACAATAAGGAGTGAATTAATCTGATACATCCTGTTTCTGGTTATCTTTGCCTTACTGCCCATTGAATTTGTTCAAATACTTATCTATTTATGGGATGCTTTACGTCTTAATGTTATATTGTCAGATTGCACCTAAACAGGACTCAATAGAACGTATTATCACTCAACTTGGTTCTTGCATTGAGAAGTTAAATCGCCTGTGGACATTGATCGTCTgtttgtattccatgtatttgaATGCGACGACAGTGTCTTAACACGCTGAAGAGAAGGCCACCATGAAGGAAAATCTGGACGAGATATTAAATCACTCAAATGGTTACAATGAGTCTAAGTCTTTAGTCTTTCCAACAAAAGATCTGCTTGATTCAAATGGTTATCACGGCGGTAAAGACTCTTTGGAAAGTGAAACAAAAGAGAGGAACGAATTCTGGAAACATCAGGAACTTAATGGCTCTGTATTTTTTGAAGATATTTCAAGAAGTAACAAACATGAAACTACTTGCAAGAGAAATGGAAATCCTTTTGCATGTGACACAGAAGATAGAGATCATGCCTGGAGTATTCCAGAATTTGAGGGCTCGATGATTGTTGACGTTGATGATAAAGAAAATGGAGCCATAGTCTCTAATGCACCATTTACCTCTGCTTCAGAGTTGTTTGGTATAGACACTCATTTATATATCGATAAGGGTGTCGTGGAATGCAAATTGCCTGAATCGACAATTTGCtacaaagaaagtaactataacATTATGAAAGACATATGCATAGATGAGGGATGCATAGATGAGGGTGTACCTCTAGTGGATAAAATTGTAACTGAAAGCAAGAAAGATGATCAGCCCAACTCGTCTGTTTCTCTAGCTGCTGACGAACACCGCCCTAGCTATACAAGGGGAAATATTGACAGTGAATTGCTCTCAACAGGTGAGTATAAAACTTCATCAGTTGAAGATACCGACAAAATTGCTTTGGCTCATCATACAACTACAGAAGATGAGGACACTCAGTCGCTTGTTCCAAGTGGTTTAAAACCCTCCTCAGAAGATAATATCAGCAAAGGTGCTGATAAGGATTCTTGTCTAGAGGATGTGATGAAGATTTTTGGATCAAAATGTACTACAATGGAAAAAGCCATTAACACATCAGAAAAAGAATCCGGCATTCAGAATTCTAAAGAATCTAACTCTGATGCTGATCAATCAGCACAGCAGCCTGATCAGGtttgtttatgttatttttaCAAAGTCGCCTATATTTTGATGTCATGTGGTTGATAAGTCTATGTGCATGTTTTTTGACACATTCCTTTGGCCAAACTTGATTACAAGTGCAGTTCCTTGAACTGCAGATGCCTTCTGGCGTAGCAACTGTCAACAGCGAAAATGCAGTCTCGGCACCTGATGAAACAAGCAACAATGGGCCATGTAGCAACGTCTTTTCCAATAGCAAGTCGGAAGCTGGAGCTATTACTTGTGACCAAAGCTCTACTGAGTCAACTTTAAGTAGCAGTGTGGAAAATATCGCCAAAAACTTGCCTGAAAAATCCCTTAAATTAGAGGCCATCTCCAGTCACAAGGATGGGAGTTCTGATGGCATTTCAGCTGGTAGTCAAATTCATTTTACCAACTGTGTGGACAGGAGCGATAGCAGTGTTCATGGACAATCTCTTGACCCCAAAAATATGGCTAATCTCGAGGATAAAACCTCTGATAATCTCCCCCTCGGTACGCATGGTCATTTTGCAGATGGAGAGGCAAGTTTTTCTGCAGGAGGACCTGCATCTGGTCTGATCACTTACTCAGGACCTATATCACATTCGGGCAGCGTCTCTCTTCGGTCAGATAGCAGTACAACCAGTGCTAGATCCTTTGCCTTCCCAGTGTAATCTTCTGCTACTTCTTATGCTAATATTTTTTTCCCATTATCTTCCAGTTGCTGCAAGTATGTGATTAACATTTTACTTGTGTTGGTATTTGCAGCTTACAGAATGAATGGAACAGTAGTCCAGTAAGAATGGCAAAGGCAGAAAGAAGGCGGAAACAGGGGGGTTGGAGGCAGAGCCTTCTCTGTTGTAGATTCTAagtccttttatttcttttaatagGGTTGTTAGTTCAAAAATATACATCACTTATAATCCGAAATCATGATCCATTGAGTATTTGTAATTATAAATGTTGATATTCTCTTAGGAATATGTCAGCGGTGGTAGGTTTAGATGGCTCTTTGAGTTTGTTTTCGCTAAGAGCGGAGGCTGTGAAATGTAAAACCTCACATTTTTGTTTTCCTTACTTTATATGATCCTTCTATAATACAATCATTTAGCAGTGAAACTCATATTACCTTAAACTTGCTTACTGTATGCTCCTTTGCGAGTCTATTCTAAGGATGTGTAATGAAGATTTCTCCATTCTTAAGCAAAGGTCTCGAGTGTGGAGAACATCTTAATAAGGAGAACTTTACTCCCTTAGTGGGCCTACTCGATATgaatttatttaaagaaattattaCCTAGCTATAATATAATAGaaatttatttatctattttctctatgttttgtagtttttaataagtatctaagtttttcttacaaattatatacattgCTCCTTAAAAGACACTCACCTCATAATTAatgccttcaattaagggattcaattatatcatttccttttttttttccctcctcttctctctcctttctttttttaacatcaaaatctcTTAATCTGCTCAGAATCTCCATATTCTCAATTCACAAATTATATACATTGCTCCTTGAAAGGCATGTGTTTTCTGCAGGCTTTGATTGTCGTATTAGAAGTAAGCAAAGAAATTTTGAAGGACAAC
The nucleotide sequence above comes from Nicotiana tabacum cultivar K326 chromosome 12, ASM71507v2, whole genome shotgun sequence. Encoded proteins:
- the LOC107785032 gene encoding uncharacterized protein LOC107785032 isoform X1, which encodes MKENLDEILNHSNGYNESKSLVFPTKDLLDSNGYHGGKDSLESETKERNEFWKHQELNGSVFFEDISRSNKHETTCKRNGNPFACDTEDRDHAWSIPEFEGSMIVDVDDKENGAIVSNAPFTSASELFGIDTHLYIDKGVVECKLPESTICYKESNYNIMKDICIDEGCIDEGVPLVDKIVTESKKDDQPNSSVSLAADEHRPSYTRGNIDSELLSTGEYKTSSVEDTDKIALAHHTTTEDEDTQSLVPSGLKPSSEDNISKGADKDSCLEDVMKIFGSKCTTMEKAINTSEKESGIQNSKESNSDADQSAQQPDQFLELQMPSGVATVNSENAVSAPDETSNNGPCSNVFSNSKSEAGAITCDQSSTESTLSSSVENIAKNLPEKSLKLEAISSHKDGSSDGISAGSQIHFTNCVDRSDSSVHGQSLDPKNMANLEDKTSDNLPLGTHGHFADGEASFSAGGPASGLITYSGPISHSGSVSLRSDSSTTSARSFAFPVLQNEWNSSPVRMAKAERRRKQGGWRQSLLCCRF
- the LOC107785032 gene encoding uncharacterized protein LOC107785032 isoform X2, with amino-acid sequence MKENLDEILNHSNGYNESKSLVFPTKDLLDSNGYHGGKDSLESETKERNEFWKHQELNGSVFFEDISRSNKHETTCKRNGNPFACDTEDRDHAWSIPEFEGSMIVDVDDKENGAIVSNAPFTSASELFGIDTHLYIDKGVVECKLPESTICYKESNYNIMKDICIDEGCIDEGVPLVDKIVTESKKDDQPNSSVSLAADEHRPSYTRGNIDSELLSTGEYKTSSVEDTDKIALAHHTTTEDEDTQSLVPSGLKPSSEDNISKGADKDSCLEDVMKIFGSKCTTMEKAINTSEKESGIQNSKESNSDADQSAQQPDQMPSGVATVNSENAVSAPDETSNNGPCSNVFSNSKSEAGAITCDQSSTESTLSSSVENIAKNLPEKSLKLEAISSHKDGSSDGISAGSQIHFTNCVDRSDSSVHGQSLDPKNMANLEDKTSDNLPLGTHGHFADGEASFSAGGPASGLITYSGPISHSGSVSLRSDSSTTSARSFAFPVLQNEWNSSPVRMAKAERRRKQGGWRQSLLCCRF